From Theileria orientalis strain Shintoku DNA, chromosome 4, complete genome, the proteins below share one genomic window:
- a CDS encoding 40S ribosomal protein S15, translated as MTEDQGVQILKKRTFRTFKYRGYELEKLMELPIEQLIELLPARQRRRFSRGVKRQSITLLNKLRAAKKDVPYGQKPEPVKTHLRDMIIIPEMIGSIVGVYNGKQYINVEIKPEMVGYYLGEFSITYKPVRHGKPGIGATHSSRFIPLK; from the exons atg ACTGAGGATCAAGGAGTTCAAATTCTTAAGAAGAGGACCTTTAGGACCTTTAAGTATCGCGGGTATGAATTGGAGAAGCTCATGGAACTCCCAATTGAGCAGTTGATAGAGTTGCTTCCTGCCAGACAGAGGAGAAGGTTTAGCCGAg gtGTTAAGAGGCAGTCCATCACCCTCCTCAACAAGCTCAGAGCTGCCAAGAAGGACGTCCCCTACGGCCAGAAGCCTGAACCCGTAAAAACACACTTACGTGACATGATCATAATCCCAGAGATGATTGGCTCCATAGTTGGTGTTTACAACGGGAAGCAGTACATCAACGTCGAGATTAAGCCTGAGATGGTCGGCTACTATCTCGGCGAGTTCTCCATAACCTACAAGCCTGTGAGGCACGGCAAGCCCGGAATTGGCGCTACTCACTCTTCAAGGTTCATCCCATTGAAGTAA
- a CDS encoding surface protein, translating into MEYKSLLAILSIFYKLASSAAVEPEIQGGSPCCKSKMEAPMCHDMGCSGVFVNSYKLRIIFDWWLCEKGWQYALTLVGLFGFAAMSPCLKAYREIIRNKVIKTYICDCLLTHFLLFVFALAVYILDFLLMLIVMSFNVGVFFAITTGYALGYLVSAMAYANYKSSSRSQSFSQINEDCC; encoded by the exons atggaGTACAAATCACTTCTGGCCATTTtgtctattttttataaacttgCAAGTTCTGCAGCTGTTGAACCTGAAATCCAAGGCGGATCGCCTTGCTGCAAGTCTAAGATGG AAGCTCCTATGTGCCACGATATGGGATGCTCTGGCGTATTCGTCAATTCATACAAGCTCAGAATCATCTTTGACTGGTGGCTGTGCGAAAAG GGGTGGCAATACGCTCTCACACTAGTTGGCCTATTTGGATTCGCAGCCATGAGTCCCTGCCTTAAGGCATACAGAGAAATCATCAGAAACAAAGTCATCAAAACGTACATTTGCGACTGCCTCTTAACTCACTTTTTGCTGTTTGTGTTCGCCCTTGCTGTGTACATCTTGGACTTTCTATTGATGTTGATCGTCATGAGCTTCAACGTAGGGGTATTCTTCGCCATAACCACCGGTTACGCTCTGGGATACCTCGTCTCCGCAATGGCCTACGCTAATTACAAGTCCTCAAGCAGGTCGCAAAGCTTCTCCCAAATCAACGAGGACTGCTGTTAA